The following are encoded together in the Acidobacteriota bacterium genome:
- a CDS encoding P22 phage major capsid protein family protein — MGNTLSAYDPIFYANEAQIALEKALGMAGRVYRGYDDEKTSREKGSVITVKVPGTFTAQDAPSAAQDVTASSITMSLDYHKEVKFALTDKELSYTSQQIIADHIVPASYALADKIDQILAGLVTGIPWYTDFTAPAAVADITAARKIMFDNKVNLKDESKLHCMVSGQIESELLNLSAFTQHQGAGDAGAAAQMSGYLGKKFGFNFFANQNAPALTSATVADLAGAINNGAGYAAGIKSIAVTGMTTAAQFRAGDMVLITGHTQQYVLTADVLLSGGAGTLSIYGSPNVQGGGLESAVVDTQVVTIVLNGGSGATKTNSIMFHEGFAALAMAKLPDFFDGNGVKVFAMPVDPKSRISVRARTWSDPNNSKFYVALDALFGVKVLDGNKAVRMRD; from the coding sequence ATGGGTAACACCCTGTCCGCGTACGATCCCATCTTTTACGCCAACGAAGCTCAGATTGCGCTCGAGAAGGCGCTCGGCATGGCCGGTCGCGTCTATCGCGGGTACGACGACGAGAAGACCTCGCGCGAGAAGGGCTCGGTCATCACCGTCAAGGTGCCCGGCACGTTCACCGCGCAGGATGCGCCGTCGGCCGCGCAGGACGTCACGGCGTCCTCGATCACGATGAGCCTCGACTACCACAAGGAAGTCAAGTTCGCGCTCACCGACAAGGAACTCTCCTACACCAGCCAGCAGATCATCGCGGATCACATCGTGCCCGCCAGCTATGCGCTGGCCGACAAGATCGACCAGATCCTCGCGGGCCTGGTGACCGGCATCCCGTGGTACACCGACTTCACGGCGCCGGCGGCCGTGGCGGACATCACCGCCGCGCGCAAGATCATGTTCGACAACAAGGTGAACCTGAAGGACGAGTCCAAGCTGCACTGCATGGTCTCGGGCCAGATCGAATCCGAGTTGCTGAACCTCTCGGCGTTCACGCAGCACCAGGGTGCCGGCGACGCCGGGGCCGCGGCGCAGATGAGCGGCTACCTGGGCAAGAAGTTCGGCTTCAACTTCTTCGCCAACCAGAACGCGCCGGCGCTGACCTCGGCGACCGTCGCCGACCTGGCGGGTGCGATCAACAACGGTGCTGGCTACGCGGCCGGCATCAAGTCGATCGCGGTCACCGGCATGACCACCGCCGCGCAGTTCCGTGCGGGCGACATGGTCCTCATCACCGGCCACACGCAGCAGTACGTGCTGACCGCCGATGTGCTGCTCTCCGGCGGTGCCGGCACGCTGTCGATCTACGGCAGCCCGAACGTCCAGGGCGGCGGCCTTGAGTCCGCGGTGGTCGACACGCAGGTGGTCACCATCGTGCTCAACGGCGGCTCGGGCGCCACGAAGACCAACAGCATCATGTTCCACGAGGGCTTCGCGGCCTTGGCGATGGCCAAGCTGCCGGATTTCTTCGACGGGAATGGCGTGAAGGTCTTCGCGATGCCCGTGGATCCGAAGTCGCGCATCTCGGTGCGCGCCCGCACCTGGTCCGACCCGAACAACAGCAAGTTCTACGTCGCCCTGGACGCCCTCTTCGGCGTCAAGGTCCTCGACGGGAACAAAGCTGTGCGCATGCGCGACTAG
- a CDS encoding phage minor head protein has protein sequence MKDPVHVIADRLAPQVRAQFLAAVKVLRERRISLDALADAVARGGVSVRLDEALAAWPEDLRGAVAIINQVFAQAGEQAEQELQQRFRVQARFDVVNPRAVDAAARYTATLVREVTDQTQQAIRSVISSAISNGMAPREAAHLIRSVVGLTSRQGMAVVNYRSSLIDAGASADQVAKAADRYAAKLLRQRALTIARTETIRAGNLGRQTTWQEAREAGYLPDGASKRWVVTEDDRLCPVCEPLDGEETTLDGLFSTPVGTFSGPPLHPNCRCTTTLVIPRPARSAAAA, from the coding sequence ATGAAGGACCCGGTCCACGTCATCGCCGATCGACTGGCCCCGCAAGTGCGGGCGCAGTTTCTCGCGGCCGTCAAGGTCCTGCGAGAGCGGCGCATTTCGCTCGACGCCCTGGCGGATGCGGTGGCTCGCGGCGGGGTGTCGGTGCGCCTGGACGAGGCGCTGGCGGCATGGCCCGAAGACTTGCGCGGCGCCGTGGCCATCATCAACCAGGTATTCGCGCAGGCGGGTGAGCAGGCGGAGCAGGAACTTCAGCAACGGTTCAGGGTGCAGGCCCGGTTCGACGTCGTGAATCCGCGCGCGGTGGACGCGGCTGCCCGATACACCGCCACCCTGGTGCGCGAGGTCACCGACCAGACGCAGCAGGCGATCAGGTCGGTTATCTCGAGCGCCATCTCGAACGGGATGGCGCCGCGCGAAGCCGCGCATCTGATTCGTTCGGTGGTCGGCCTGACGTCCAGACAAGGCATGGCGGTCGTGAACTACCGGTCATCGCTCATCGATGCCGGCGCGTCGGCCGACCAGGTCGCCAAGGCCGCGGACCGCTACGCCGCGAAGCTCCTTCGCCAGCGGGCGCTCACGATTGCGCGGACCGAAACCATTCGCGCCGGCAACCTCGGGCGGCAGACCACCTGGCAGGAAGCGCGCGAGGCCGGCTATCTCCCCGACGGCGCCAGCAAGCGCTGGGTGGTGACAGAGGATGACCGGCTCTGCCCCGTGTGCGAACCGCTCGACGGCGAGGAAACGACGCTCGACGGGCTGTTCTCGACACCCGTCGGCACATTTAGCGGCCCGCCGCTGCACCCCAATTGTCGGTGCACCACCACGCTTGTGATACCCCGCCCGGCTCGAAGTGCCGCGGCTGCGTAA